A window from Festucalex cinctus isolate MCC-2025b chromosome 12, RoL_Fcin_1.0, whole genome shotgun sequence encodes these proteins:
- the LOC144031326 gene encoding histone deacetylase 1 isoform X1, with product MALSQGTKKKVCYYYDGDVGNYYYGQGHPMKPHRIRMTHNLLLNYGLYRKMEIYRPHKASGEEMTKYHSDDYIKFLRSIRPDNMSEYSKQMQRFNVGEDCPVFDGLFEFCQLSGGGSVAGAVKLNKQQTDIAINWAGGLHHAKKSEASGFCYVNDIVLAILELLKYHQRVLYIDIDIHHGDGVEEAFYTTDRVMTVSFHKYGEYFPGTGDLRDIGAGKGKYYAVNYPLRDGIDDESYEAIFKPIMAKVMEMYQPSAVVLQCGADSLSGDRLGCFNLTIKGHAKCVEYMKSFNLPLLMLGGGGYTIRNVARCWTYETAVALDTSIPNELPYNDYFEYFGPDFKLHISPSNMTNQNTNDYLEKIKQRLFENLRMLPHAPGVQMQAIPEDAVQEDSGDEEEEDPNKRISIRAHDKRIACEEEFSDSEDEGEGGRRNTANFKKAKRAKTEGEKESEEKEKKGEEETKEVKDEEKAPEEEKMDTSKPKEESKTP from the exons ATGGCGCTTAGTCAGGgaacaaagaaaaaagtttgCTACTACTACGACG GTGATGTTGGAAATTATTACTATGGCCAGGGGCACCCCATGAAGCCCCACCGCATCCGTATGACGCACAACTTGCTGCTCAACTATGGCCTCTACAGAAAGATGGAGATATAT CGCCCACATAAAGCCAGCGGTGAGGAGATGACCAAGTATCACAGTGATGATTACATCAAATTCCTGCGCTCCATCCGTCCAGATAACATGTCAGAGTACAGCAAACAAATGCAGCGGT TCAATGTAGGAGAAGATTGTCCAGTGTTCGATGGTTTATTTGAGTTCTGCCAGCTCTCAGGAGGTGGCTCCGTTG CTGGCGCCGTCAAGTTGAACAAACAGCAGACAGACATAGCCATCAACTGGGCAGGCGGCCTGCATCACGCCAAGAAGTCTGAGGCCTCCGGGTTTTGCTACGTCAATGACATTGTCCTCGCTATACTGGAGTTGCTGAA GTACCACCAGAGAGTTCTTTATATAGACATCGACATCCATCATGGAGATGGCGTGGAAGAGGCGTTCTACACCACTGACCGTGTCATGACTGTGTCATTCCACAAGTACGGCGAGTACTTCCCTGGCACTGGCGACCTGAGA GACATTGGTGCCGGGAAGGGCAAATATTATGCCGTGAATTACCCTCTGAGAGATGGGATTGACGACGAGTCTTATGAAGCCATATTCAAGCCC ATCATGGCCAAGGTGATGGAGATGTACCAGCCCAGTGCTGTGGTTCTGCAGTGCGGAGCAGACTCCCTGTCAGGCGATCGACTTGGCTGCTTTAACCTCACCATTAAAG GGCATGCCAAATGTGTGGAGTACATGAAAAGCTTCAACCTGCCTCTCCTCATGCTGGGAGGAGGTGGCTACACCATCCGGAATGTAGCGCGCTGCTGGACATACGAAACCGCTGTCGCGCTTGATACATCAATCCCCAATG AACTCCCATACAACGACTACTTTGAGTACTTCGGACCAGACTTCAAGTTGCACATCAGCCCCTCCAACATGACCAACCAGAACACCAACGATTACCTGGAGAAGATTAA GCAGCGTTTATTTGAGAACCTTCGCATGCTGCCCCACGCTCCAGGCGTGCAGATGCAGGCCATCCCAGAGGATGCCGTACAGGAGGACAGTGGAGACGAGGAAGAAGAGGATCCCAACAAACGCATCTCCA TCCGTGCTCATGACAAGAGGATAGCATGTGAGGAGGAGTTCTCTGACTCGGAGGATGAAGGTGAAGGAGGTCGTAGAAACACGGCCAACTTCAAGAAGGCCAAGCGAGCCAAGACTGAAGGGGAAAAAGAGAGTGAAGAAAAGGAGAAGAAAGGTGAGGAGGAAACAAAag AAGTAAAAGATGAGGAGAAGGCA
- the LOC144031326 gene encoding putative histone deacetylase 1-B isoform X2, whose translation MALSQGTKKKVCYYYDGDVGNYYYGQGHPMKPHRIRMTHNLLLNYGLYRKMEIYRPHKASGEEMTKYHSDDYIKFLRSIRPDNMSEYSKQMQRFNVGEDCPVFDGLFEFCQLSGGGSVAGAVKLNKQQTDIAINWAGGLHHAKKSEASGFCYVNDIVLAILELLKYHQRVLYIDIDIHHGDGVEEAFYTTDRVMTVSFHKYGEYFPGTGDLRDIGAGKGKYYAVNYPLRDGIDDESYEAIFKPIMAKVMEMYQPSAVVLQCGADSLSGDRLGCFNLTIKGHAKCVEYMKSFNLPLLMLGGGGYTIRNVARCWTYETAVALDTSIPNELPYNDYFEYFGPDFKLHISPSNMTNQNTNDYLEKIKQRLFENLRMLPHAPGVQMQAIPEDAVQEDSGDEEEEDPNKRISIRAHDKRIACEEEFSDSEDEGEGGRRNTANFKKAKRAKTEGEKESEEKEKKEVKDEEKAPEEEKMDTSKPKEESKTP comes from the exons ATGGCGCTTAGTCAGGgaacaaagaaaaaagtttgCTACTACTACGACG GTGATGTTGGAAATTATTACTATGGCCAGGGGCACCCCATGAAGCCCCACCGCATCCGTATGACGCACAACTTGCTGCTCAACTATGGCCTCTACAGAAAGATGGAGATATAT CGCCCACATAAAGCCAGCGGTGAGGAGATGACCAAGTATCACAGTGATGATTACATCAAATTCCTGCGCTCCATCCGTCCAGATAACATGTCAGAGTACAGCAAACAAATGCAGCGGT TCAATGTAGGAGAAGATTGTCCAGTGTTCGATGGTTTATTTGAGTTCTGCCAGCTCTCAGGAGGTGGCTCCGTTG CTGGCGCCGTCAAGTTGAACAAACAGCAGACAGACATAGCCATCAACTGGGCAGGCGGCCTGCATCACGCCAAGAAGTCTGAGGCCTCCGGGTTTTGCTACGTCAATGACATTGTCCTCGCTATACTGGAGTTGCTGAA GTACCACCAGAGAGTTCTTTATATAGACATCGACATCCATCATGGAGATGGCGTGGAAGAGGCGTTCTACACCACTGACCGTGTCATGACTGTGTCATTCCACAAGTACGGCGAGTACTTCCCTGGCACTGGCGACCTGAGA GACATTGGTGCCGGGAAGGGCAAATATTATGCCGTGAATTACCCTCTGAGAGATGGGATTGACGACGAGTCTTATGAAGCCATATTCAAGCCC ATCATGGCCAAGGTGATGGAGATGTACCAGCCCAGTGCTGTGGTTCTGCAGTGCGGAGCAGACTCCCTGTCAGGCGATCGACTTGGCTGCTTTAACCTCACCATTAAAG GGCATGCCAAATGTGTGGAGTACATGAAAAGCTTCAACCTGCCTCTCCTCATGCTGGGAGGAGGTGGCTACACCATCCGGAATGTAGCGCGCTGCTGGACATACGAAACCGCTGTCGCGCTTGATACATCAATCCCCAATG AACTCCCATACAACGACTACTTTGAGTACTTCGGACCAGACTTCAAGTTGCACATCAGCCCCTCCAACATGACCAACCAGAACACCAACGATTACCTGGAGAAGATTAA GCAGCGTTTATTTGAGAACCTTCGCATGCTGCCCCACGCTCCAGGCGTGCAGATGCAGGCCATCCCAGAGGATGCCGTACAGGAGGACAGTGGAGACGAGGAAGAAGAGGATCCCAACAAACGCATCTCCA TCCGTGCTCATGACAAGAGGATAGCATGTGAGGAGGAGTTCTCTGACTCGGAGGATGAAGGTGAAGGAGGTCGTAGAAACACGGCCAACTTCAAGAAGGCCAAGCGAGCCAAGACTGAAGGGGAAAAAGAGAGTGAAGAAAAGGAGAAGAAAG AAGTAAAAGATGAGGAGAAGGCA